Proteins encoded in a region of the Photobacterium angustum genome:
- a CDS encoding porin, which translates to MNKHLIALAVTAATLSGAASAAQVYSDDTSSLAIGGRVEARALLSEQAENNLVAPTLQKTENEVTDISRVRVNIDAKTQIADGVQGIGFYEREFKDDNSDDENRYMYAGVNSDQYGQIVYGKADGSLGMLTDFTDIMAYAGSVVGGTKLAVADRTTNNLAYTGNFGDLTFKANYVFSGADYDTAGNKTDVHGFSTGAVYKVADTGLALGAGYGEQRDQNGVNTHKARSEQTFATASYTMGDLYFGGLYKSGRRDGKNLVTDAVTDTQGYEFAAAYTMGKTVFTTTYGFMKDENAHNVYDELANAAAVDATYYFNSNFRTYASYTFNMLDKNKVGKVAASDEFVLGARYDF; encoded by the coding sequence ATGAACAAGCACCTTATTGCTTTAGCAGTAACAGCAGCAACTCTATCTGGCGCAGCATCAGCAGCACAAGTTTACTCAGATGACACATCTTCTCTTGCTATTGGCGGTCGTGTAGAAGCTCGTGCTCTTCTTTCTGAGCAAGCTGAAAATAATTTAGTAGCACCAACACTACAAAAAACTGAAAATGAAGTAACTGATATTTCACGTGTACGTGTAAACATTGATGCGAAAACACAAATCGCAGATGGCGTTCAAGGTATTGGTTTCTACGAGCGCGAGTTCAAAGACGACAACTCTGATGACGAAAACCGTTACATGTATGCTGGTGTAAACAGCGACCAATACGGTCAAATTGTTTACGGTAAGGCTGACGGCTCTCTAGGTATGCTAACTGATTTCACTGATATCATGGCATACGCAGGTTCTGTAGTTGGTGGTACTAAACTAGCAGTAGCTGACCGTACTACTAACAACCTAGCATACACTGGTAACTTTGGTGATCTAACATTCAAAGCTAACTACGTATTCTCTGGTGCTGATTACGATACAGCTGGTAACAAAACAGACGTACACGGTTTCTCAACAGGTGCTGTATACAAAGTAGCTGATACTGGTCTTGCACTAGGTGCTGGTTACGGCGAGCAACGCGACCAAAATGGCGTGAACACTCACAAAGCACGTTCTGAGCAAACTTTTGCTACAGCATCTTACACAATGGGCGACCTATACTTCGGTGGTCTATACAAGTCTGGCCGTCGCGATGGTAAAAACCTAGTAACTGATGCAGTAACTGATACTCAAGGTTACGAATTCGCAGCAGCGTACACTATGGGTAAAACTGTATTCACGACTACTTACGGCTTCATGAAAGATGAAAACGCTCACAACGTATACGATGAGCTAGCAAACGCAGCTGCAGTTGATGCTACTTACTACTTCAACAGCAACTTCCGCACTTACGCTTCTTACACATTCAACATGCTTGATAAGAACAAAGTAGGTAAAGTTGCAGCATCTGATGAATTCGTTCTAGGTGCTCGTTACGACTTCTAA
- the greA gene encoding transcription elongation factor GreA, whose amino-acid sequence MEKVPMTVRGEQKLRSELEVLLKRRPLISQAIAEARELGDLKENAEYHAAREEQGICEAQIRDIEYKLSVAQIIDVKTMPNTGKVIFGTTITLLDLDTDNEVTYCIVGDDEANIKENLISVNSPIARGLIGKMEGDEVAITTPGGQKEFEIVEVKYI is encoded by the coding sequence ATGGAAAAAGTGCCAATGACTGTACGTGGCGAACAAAAGCTACGTAGTGAACTTGAAGTATTGTTGAAGCGTCGCCCTCTTATTTCTCAGGCGATCGCAGAAGCACGTGAGCTTGGCGACTTAAAAGAAAATGCGGAATACCATGCAGCTCGTGAAGAGCAAGGTATTTGTGAAGCGCAAATTCGTGATATTGAATACAAGCTATCTGTTGCTCAAATTATCGATGTAAAAACAATGCCAAATACAGGTAAAGTGATTTTTGGTACAACAATCACGTTATTAGATTTAGACACTGATAATGAAGTGACTTACTGTATTGTTGGTGATGATGAAGCGAATATTAAGGAAAACTTAATTTCAGTGAACTCGCCTATTGCACGTGGTTTGATTGGTAAGATGGAAGGTGATGAAGTTGCGATTACCACACCAGGCGGCCAAAAAGAGTTTGAAATTGTAGAAGTGAAATATATCTAG
- the yhbY gene encoding ribosome assembly RNA-binding protein YhbY → MNLSTKQKQFLKGLAHNLKPVVLMGANGLTEAVLAEIEIALNHHELIKVKVATEDRETKVLIVDAIVRETKAEKVQVIGKTLVLYRQSEDRKIELPRK, encoded by the coding sequence ATGAATCTAAGCACCAAACAAAAGCAATTCCTAAAAGGTCTTGCTCACAATCTAAAACCAGTTGTACTTATGGGTGCAAACGGCCTAACAGAAGCTGTATTGGCTGAAATTGAAATTGCACTTAACCATCATGAATTGATCAAAGTTAAAGTTGCTACTGAAGATCGTGAAACTAAAGTTTTAATCGTCGACGCTATTGTTCGCGAAACTAAAGCTGAAAAAGTGCAGGTTATCGGTAAAACATTGGTTCTTTACCGCCAGAGTGAAGATCGTAAAATCGAACTTCCTCGCAAATAA
- the rlmE gene encoding 23S rRNA (uridine(2552)-2'-O)-methyltransferase RlmE, with protein sequence MSRKKQSGSSGRWLKEHFDDKYVQEAQKRGYRSRAFFKIEEIQNKDKLLKPGMTVVDLGAAPGGWSQYAAEIVGSEGQVIACDILPMDSLPGVSFLQGDFREEAVLDALLDRIQPDMVDVVMSDMAPNMSGNLASDQPRAMYLVELALDMCRQVLAPNGSFTVKVFQGEGFDQYLAEIRSMFKVVKIRKPDSSRDRSREVYIVATGYKL encoded by the coding sequence ATGAGTAGAAAAAAACAATCCGGCAGTTCTGGCCGTTGGCTAAAAGAGCATTTCGACGATAAATACGTTCAGGAAGCACAGAAGCGTGGTTATCGTTCACGTGCTTTCTTTAAAATTGAAGAAATTCAGAACAAAGATAAGTTATTAAAACCGGGCATGACAGTGGTTGACCTTGGTGCTGCACCAGGTGGTTGGTCACAATATGCGGCAGAAATTGTAGGTAGTGAAGGACAAGTCATTGCTTGTGATATTTTGCCAATGGATTCCCTTCCAGGAGTGAGTTTCCTGCAAGGTGATTTCCGAGAAGAGGCAGTGTTAGATGCATTATTGGACCGCATTCAACCAGATATGGTTGACGTGGTGATGTCTGATATGGCACCTAATATGAGTGGTAATCTTGCATCCGACCAACCGAGAGCGATGTATCTTGTTGAGCTTGCATTAGATATGTGTCGACAAGTACTTGCGCCGAATGGCAGTTTTACGGTAAAAGTTTTCCAAGGCGAAGGCTTTGACCAATATCTAGCTGAAATTCGTAGTATGTTCAAAGTGGTTAAAATTCGTAAACCAGATTCCTCGCGAGATCGCTCGCGTGAAGTCTATATTGTGGCTACAGGTTACAAACTGTAG
- the ftsH gene encoding ATP-dependent zinc metalloprotease FtsH — MAKNLILWLVIAVVLMSVFQSFGTNSSKASGQVDYTTFVRQIGQDQIKEVRFNDREITVTKRDNASYVTYLPVANDPKLLDDLINANVAVAGTPPEEPSLLASIFISWFPMLLLIGVWIFFMRQMQGGGGKGAMSFGKSKARMMSEDQIKTTFADVAGCDEAKEDVKELVDYLRDPSRFQKLGGKIPTGVLMVGPPGTGKTLLAKAIAGEAKVPFFTISGSDFVEMFVGVGASRVRDMFEQAKKAAPCIIFIDEIDAVGRQRGAGVGGGHDEREQTLNQMLVEMDGFEGNEGIIVIAATNRPDVLDPALLRPGRFDRQVVVGLPDVRGREQILKVHMRKVPLDGDVNPSLIARGTPGFSGADLANLVNEAALFAARGNKRTVSMVEFELAKDKIMMGAERKSMVMSEDQKESTAYHEAGHAIIGRLVPDHDPVYKVSIIPRGRALGVTMYLPEQDRVSHSREFLESMISSLYGGRLAEELIYGVDKVSTGASNDIERATDIARKMVTQWGFSEKLGPLLYAEDEGEVFLGRSVTQSKHMSDDTAKLIDTEVRTLIDRNYQRARQILVDNMDIMHAMKDALMKYETIDAGQIDDLMERKAEIRAPKGWSDNDDTMKPSGKEAPETELAPDEPIGDGIDALTKEDDTDTKPQA, encoded by the coding sequence ATGGCAAAAAACTTGATTTTATGGTTAGTCATTGCCGTTGTTCTTATGTCTGTATTCCAAAGCTTTGGAACCAACAGTAGTAAAGCAAGTGGTCAAGTAGACTATACGACATTTGTCCGTCAAATCGGTCAGGATCAGATAAAGGAAGTGCGATTCAATGATCGTGAAATCACTGTAACCAAACGTGATAATGCGAGCTATGTAACATACTTACCTGTCGCTAATGATCCTAAGCTGTTAGACGATTTAATTAACGCTAACGTAGCTGTTGCAGGTACACCACCTGAAGAGCCTAGCCTATTGGCTTCAATCTTCATTTCGTGGTTCCCAATGCTTCTATTAATTGGTGTTTGGATATTCTTTATGCGTCAGATGCAGGGCGGTGGTGGCAAAGGTGCCATGTCGTTCGGTAAATCTAAAGCGCGTATGATGAGCGAAGACCAAATCAAAACAACGTTCGCCGATGTGGCTGGTTGTGATGAAGCGAAAGAAGACGTTAAAGAACTGGTTGATTACTTACGTGATCCAAGCCGTTTCCAAAAGTTAGGTGGTAAAATCCCAACAGGTGTGTTGATGGTTGGTCCTCCTGGTACTGGTAAAACGTTACTTGCAAAAGCGATTGCAGGTGAAGCGAAAGTACCGTTCTTTACTATTTCTGGTTCTGACTTTGTTGAAATGTTTGTTGGTGTTGGTGCATCTCGTGTGCGTGACATGTTTGAACAAGCAAAAAAGGCTGCGCCTTGTATCATCTTTATCGATGAAATCGATGCGGTAGGTCGTCAACGTGGTGCTGGTGTAGGTGGTGGCCACGATGAGCGTGAGCAAACACTTAACCAGATGCTAGTTGAGATGGATGGCTTTGAAGGCAATGAGGGTATTATCGTTATTGCTGCAACAAACCGTCCTGACGTACTAGACCCTGCATTACTTCGTCCTGGTCGTTTTGACCGTCAAGTAGTGGTAGGTCTTCCTGATGTACGCGGTCGTGAGCAGATCCTTAAAGTTCATATGCGTAAAGTACCACTAGATGGTGATGTAAATCCGTCATTGATTGCTCGTGGTACACCAGGTTTCTCTGGTGCTGATTTAGCAAACCTTGTTAACGAAGCGGCATTGTTTGCTGCCCGTGGTAACAAGCGTACTGTTTCGATGGTTGAGTTCGAATTAGCGAAAGATAAGATCATGATGGGCGCAGAGCGTAAATCAATGGTTATGTCTGAAGATCAAAAAGAATCAACAGCGTATCACGAAGCAGGTCACGCAATTATTGGTCGTTTAGTACCGGATCATGATCCTGTATATAAAGTATCGATTATTCCACGTGGTCGTGCGCTAGGTGTAACGATGTACTTACCCGAGCAAGATCGTGTAAGTCACTCTCGTGAGTTCTTGGAGTCAATGATTTCAAGCCTTTACGGTGGTCGTTTAGCTGAAGAATTGATTTACGGCGTAGATAAAGTATCAACAGGTGCATCAAATGACATCGAACGCGCAACTGATATTGCACGTAAGATGGTGACTCAGTGGGGCTTCTCTGAGAAGTTAGGTCCATTACTTTATGCTGAAGATGAAGGTGAAGTATTCCTTGGTCGTTCAGTTACACAAAGTAAGCATATGTCTGATGACACTGCAAAACTGATTGATACTGAAGTTCGTACCTTAATTGATCGTAACTATCAACGTGCTCGTCAAATTCTAGTTGATAATATGGATATCATGCATGCAATGAAAGATGCATTGATGAAATATGAAACTATTGATGCAGGTCAGATTGATGACTTGATGGAACGTAAAGCAGAAATCCGTGCGCCGAAAGGTTGGTCGGATAATGACGATACAATGAAACCATCAGGTAAAGAAGCACCTGAAACTGAATTAGCACCTGATGAGCCAATTGGCGATGGTATTGATGCGTTGACGAAAGAAGACGATACCGATACAAAACCTCAGGCTTAA
- the folP gene encoding dihydropteroate synthase: MQLTSRNKNLDLSTPQVMGILNVTPDSFSDGGKFNRIDYALNHVESMLQAGTSIIDIGGESTRPGAQEVALNEELNRVVPIIEAIRQRFDCWISIDTSKAMVMKEAVNAGADLINDVRALQEPNALDVAAKANVPICLMHMQGQPRTMQHQPNYNHLIQDVSDFLSERVSACENVGISRQQLILDPGFGFGKTLEHNYQMLAKFEQFHQFGLPVLAGMSRKSMIFNLLGKPPAECLAGSLACATIAAMKGAHIIRVHDARETAEVMKIYNMVQQQSK, translated from the coding sequence ATGCAGTTAACCAGTCGTAATAAAAATTTAGATCTATCTACCCCACAGGTCATGGGGATTTTAAATGTTACGCCAGATTCATTTTCTGATGGTGGAAAGTTTAATCGTATCGATTATGCGCTAAATCATGTGGAAAGCATGCTGCAAGCTGGCACATCCATTATTGATATCGGTGGTGAGTCAACGCGACCTGGTGCTCAAGAGGTAGCACTTAATGAAGAGTTAAATCGCGTCGTACCGATCATTGAAGCTATTCGTCAACGGTTTGATTGTTGGATTTCAATAGATACCAGTAAAGCTATGGTCATGAAAGAGGCGGTAAATGCAGGGGCAGATCTGATTAATGATGTACGTGCGTTGCAAGAGCCTAATGCACTAGACGTTGCCGCAAAAGCGAATGTGCCGATTTGCTTGATGCATATGCAAGGTCAGCCTCGTACAATGCAGCATCAACCGAATTATAATCATCTTATTCAAGATGTTTCTGATTTTCTGAGTGAGCGAGTTTCAGCGTGTGAAAATGTTGGAATTTCACGTCAGCAGTTGATCCTTGATCCTGGTTTTGGATTTGGTAAAACGCTTGAACATAATTATCAAATGTTGGCGAAATTTGAACAATTTCATCAATTCGGATTACCTGTATTAGCGGGGATGTCTCGTAAATCAATGATATTCAATTTATTAGGTAAGCCACCTGCTGAATGTCTCGCGGGAAGTTTAGCTTGTGCTACCATTGCTGCAATGAAAGGTGCGCATATTATTCGAGTTCATGATGCTAGAGAAACAGCTGAAGTCATGAAGATTTATAATATGGTACAGCAACAATCGAAATAA